From a region of the Candidatus Eisenbacteria bacterium genome:
- a CDS encoding bifunctional nuclease family protein: MKVVEVAIHGLILEPKSQQNVVILQETEGSRILPIWIGPGEALAIRRLINDEPFPRPLTHDLLQTLLDGLKARVTRVVIAELRERTYFANVVVERDSDVVSVDARPSDAIAVALRAKAAIFVNDELLEEPRPAEPGDEEATPRELTDEEKADQLRRFLEKLDPEDFGKFQM, encoded by the coding sequence GTGAAGGTGGTCGAGGTCGCGATCCATGGGCTGATCCTCGAGCCCAAGTCGCAGCAGAACGTCGTGATCCTTCAGGAGACCGAGGGGAGCCGGATCCTGCCGATCTGGATCGGCCCCGGTGAGGCGCTCGCGATTCGTCGGCTGATCAACGACGAGCCGTTCCCGCGCCCGCTCACCCACGATCTGCTGCAGACGCTGCTCGACGGACTCAAGGCGCGCGTCACCCGGGTGGTGATCGCCGAGCTGCGCGAGCGAACCTACTTCGCCAACGTCGTCGTCGAACGCGACAGCGACGTCGTATCGGTCGACGCACGACCCTCGGACGCCATCGCGGTCGCGCTGCGCGCCAAGGCCGCGATCTTCGTCAACGACGAACTGCTCGAGGAACCGCGTCCCGCGGAGCCCGGCGACGAGGAAGCCACGCCGCGCGAGCTGACCGACGAGGAGAAGGCCGACCAGCTGCGTCGCTTTCTCGAGAAACTCGATCCCGAGGACTTCGGCAAGTTCCAGATGTAG
- a CDS encoding energy transducer TonB, producing MSYGIDAYFLEQRRAARRVAWLTFALSVVGLAPILAALVSPEFREAVREQSRFGYEGADQYVRRIELQRYEGVGERTQQLGALQPIAARAGGGSGGTASSHPRARPETRPLMTLEGETDFGLDSRSPRQRSQVPVIRSEDLVIEHLVRPTYPPELLEQNVEGKVTLQALVDTLGAVIGIEVLASTGEARFEDAARVAVRECRFRPFRRDGAVSEVYAVFRFAFRIYD from the coding sequence ATGTCATACGGGATCGACGCCTATTTCCTCGAGCAGCGACGCGCCGCACGGCGCGTGGCGTGGTTGACCTTCGCCCTCAGCGTCGTCGGGCTGGCTCCGATCCTCGCCGCTCTCGTGTCACCCGAGTTCCGTGAGGCGGTGCGCGAACAGAGCCGTTTCGGCTACGAAGGTGCGGACCAGTACGTGCGGCGCATCGAGCTGCAGCGGTACGAAGGCGTCGGAGAGCGCACCCAGCAGCTCGGCGCCCTGCAGCCGATCGCGGCGCGCGCCGGCGGTGGCAGCGGAGGTACCGCCTCCTCGCATCCGCGCGCACGACCCGAGACGCGTCCGCTGATGACGCTCGAAGGCGAAACGGACTTCGGCCTCGACTCGCGTTCGCCACGCCAGCGCAGCCAGGTACCGGTGATCCGCTCCGAGGACCTGGTGATCGAGCATCTGGTGCGCCCCACCTATCCGCCGGAGCTGCTGGAGCAGAACGTCGAGGGCAAGGTCACGCTGCAAGCACTGGTGGACACGCTGGGCGCCGTGATCGGGATCGAAGTGCTGGCGAGCACCGGCGAGGCGCGCTTCGAGGACGCGGCGAGGGTCGCGGTGCGCGAGTGCCGCTTCCGGCCGTTCCGCCGCGACGGCGCCGTGAGCGAGGTGTACGCCGTGTTCCGCTTCGCGTTTCGCATCTACGACTGA
- a CDS encoding DUF2232 domain-containing protein — protein sequence MISTAELGRSRGAGWRAVFIVAGLAAGAWATPSPWGWLWLLVPLVVAASLLLCWRFGVWGVVTPVALQVGSMLASGPANPWLWWVPVTALSGAWMGLREEGGGPGSGHRAWMLLPLLVLAAALPWTPGYPTLVSRMQSMLDEGSRQRVEMLRQMGYDGERLQTAQHLGEESDALVRRALPFALPSLMFLWVAMLVTAGRVIAGRAAAWIRWPPLSDHPFANWRLPDGALWLFLAGLGLVLLGRPELMPTAWTLLAVPGIGFCLQGVAVVESLLLARGVPHAIIALTLLFVFVMALPVFLMTSACLGLSDVWLDFRRLESDVEAEPS from the coding sequence GTGATCTCTACCGCTGAACTGGGGCGCTCACGCGGAGCGGGCTGGCGCGCGGTCTTCATCGTGGCCGGGCTTGCAGCGGGAGCGTGGGCGACGCCGTCGCCGTGGGGCTGGCTGTGGCTGCTGGTGCCGCTCGTCGTCGCGGCTTCGCTGCTGCTGTGCTGGCGCTTCGGGGTGTGGGGCGTCGTGACACCGGTTGCGCTGCAGGTCGGCAGCATGCTGGCCAGCGGACCCGCCAACCCGTGGTTGTGGTGGGTTCCGGTCACCGCATTGAGCGGCGCGTGGATGGGACTTCGCGAAGAGGGTGGCGGACCCGGCTCCGGGCATCGCGCCTGGATGCTGCTGCCGTTGCTGGTGCTCGCCGCCGCGCTGCCGTGGACGCCCGGCTATCCGACGCTCGTCAGCCGCATGCAGTCGATGCTCGACGAGGGTTCGCGGCAACGTGTCGAAATGCTGCGCCAGATGGGCTACGACGGCGAGCGACTGCAGACCGCCCAGCACCTGGGCGAGGAGAGCGATGCGCTGGTCCGCCGCGCACTGCCCTTCGCGCTGCCGAGTCTCATGTTCCTGTGGGTCGCGATGCTCGTCACGGCGGGCCGCGTGATCGCGGGCCGCGCCGCCGCCTGGATTCGCTGGCCTCCGTTGTCGGACCACCCGTTCGCCAACTGGCGGCTGCCGGACGGTGCCTTGTGGCTGTTCCTGGCCGGTCTCGGGCTGGTGCTGCTCGGCCGGCCCGAGTTGATGCCGACCGCATGGACACTGCTCGCGGTCCCCGGTATTGGTTTTTGTCTGCAGGGGGTGGCGGTCGTAGAATCCCTCCTGCTCGCTCGCGGCGTACCTCACGCCATCATCGCTCTCACGCTGCTGTTCGTGTTCGTCATGGCGTTGCCGGTCTTCCTCATGACCTCGGCATGCCTCGGGCTCAGCGACGTGTGGCTGGACTTTCGGCGTCTGGAATCGGACGTCGAGGCAGAGCCTTCCTAG
- a CDS encoding 50S ribosomal protein L9, which produces MNIILLEDLPGLGDKGATVQVKPGYARNFLLPRRLAIATGTGSAKLFQELSRQREIAVDRRIAEARAEAARLEGAEVNISAQANDEDTLFGSITNADVADALNRAGHAVERRQIELEDHIKQLGKYDVPVKFFGGVTATVKVWVVRA; this is translated from the coding sequence ATGAACATCATCCTGCTCGAAGATCTTCCGGGCCTTGGTGACAAGGGCGCGACCGTTCAGGTCAAGCCCGGTTACGCCCGTAATTTCCTGCTGCCCCGCCGGCTCGCGATCGCGACCGGAACCGGATCCGCCAAGCTGTTCCAGGAGTTGAGCCGCCAGCGCGAGATCGCCGTCGATCGCAGGATCGCGGAAGCGCGCGCCGAGGCCGCCAGGCTCGAAGGCGCCGAGGTCAACATCTCCGCGCAGGCGAACGACGAGGACACGCTGTTCGGCTCGATCACCAACGCCGACGTCGCCGACGCGCTGAATCGCGCCGGACATGCCGTGGAGCGTCGTCAGATCGAACTCGAAGATCACATCAAGCAGCTCGGCAAGTACGACGTGCCGGTCAAGTTCTTCGGCGGCGTGACGGCCACCGTCAAAGTCTGGGTGGTGCGGGCATGA